The segment CATCATCGTCATGGAAGACGGCAAGATCGTCGAGACGGGCACGCACGCCTCGCTCGTCGCCCTGGGGGGCATCTATGCGAATCTGGCTGCCCTGCAATTTCATCACGTACAACTCAACTAAACACGACTCGCCATGAACGCCTTATTCCACGCCAACCTGGGCATCACCGATTTCTGGACCTTTTTACTGGGGACCATCTTCATCGTCATCCTGCCCGGCCCCAACTCCATGTACGTGCTGTCGGTGGCCGCCCAGCGGGGCGTGCGGCCCGCCTACCAGGGCGCCTTCGGCATCTTCGCCGGTGACCTGATACTGATGGTGCTGTCGGCATGCGGCGTGGCCTCCCTGCTGAAAGCCAGCCCGGCCCTGTTCTATGTCGTGAAATACATCGGTGCGGCCTATCTGGGCTGGATCGGCCTGCAAATGCTGATAGGCTGCTGGCGCAAGCTGCGCGCGCCCGCGCCGGCCGACGGTGAAGGGCCTGTGGCGCCAGCGCCCGTGAAAGAAAGCAATCCGTTCCGCAAGGCGCTGATCATCAGCCTGATGAATCCGAAAGCCATTTTGTTCTTCATCTCGTTTTTCATCCAGTTCGTCGATCCGGCCTTCAGCAACCCCGTGCTGTCCTTCGTCGGCCTGGGCCTGATTTGCCAGGTGATCAGTTTTAGCTACCTGACGGCCATTATCTTTGTCGGCGCCCGCCTGGCCGACACCTTCCGCCGCCGTCGCCGCCTGTCGGCCGGCATGGGCGGCGGCGTGGGCGCCATGTTCATCGGCTTTGGCGCGAAACTGGCCACGGCCACCTTGTAAGGAAAACACCGTGAACGAGCTTGAACTGCGCCAGCGCTGCC is part of the Janthinobacterium sp. 67 genome and harbors:
- the leuE gene encoding leucine efflux protein LeuE, producing the protein MNALFHANLGITDFWTFLLGTIFIVILPGPNSMYVLSVAAQRGVRPAYQGAFGIFAGDLILMVLSACGVASLLKASPALFYVVKYIGAAYLGWIGLQMLIGCWRKLRAPAPADGEGPVAPAPVKESNPFRKALIISLMNPKAILFFISFFIQFVDPAFSNPVLSFVGLGLICQVISFSYLTAIIFVGARLADTFRRRRRLSAGMGGGVGAMFIGFGAKLATATL